A region of the Clostridium estertheticum subsp. estertheticum genome:
CTAATAATACTCTTTTATACTCTTCATCATGGTTTTTATTTACAACTAAACTTACAAGGTATTGAAGTGCATCTAAAGTTTCACCTCTATATCCAATTAATAGTCCCATATTCGGTCCAATCAAATCAATGTGAATTTCATTGTTTTCATCTTTAAGATTAACTTCTGCTTTCATATTCATAGACTGTAGCACTTCCATTAAAAAGGTTTCAGCTTCTTTTAAACTATCTCTTTTAACTGTAACCCTAATTTTAGCTGGTTTTACCCCTATGATATTTAAAAAACCTTTACTTCCCTCATCTAATGTTTCAACTTCTACTTTATCTCTTGTGACCTTTAGTTCATCTAGTGATTTGCTGATAGCATCCTCAACGTTTTTTCCCATCATTTCAATAATCTTCATATCGTACTACACCCGCCTTCCTTAATGTAAAATTAGGCACTTGTGTTGATCTTATTTGTTGTTTTTATTACCTGCTAATAATACATCATCGGCTTTTTTATTTAATTCAATTTTATTTATAACTACTGTTTGAATTATTTGTATTACATTATTTATAACCCAATATAATACCAATGTACCTGGAAACTTAAGACTCATAAATCCCATGAAAATAGCCATCACAGTG
Encoded here:
- the jag gene encoding RNA-binding cell elongation regulator Jag/EloR produces the protein MKIIEMMGKNVEDAISKSLDELKVTRDKVEVETLDEGSKGFLNIIGVKPAKIRVTVKRDSLKEAETFLMEVLQSMNMKAEVNLKDENNEIHIDLIGPNMGLLIGYRGETLDALQYLVSLVVNKNHDEEYKRVLLDTENYRAKREETLKRLASKIAYKVRVSGRVLKLEPMNPYERRIIHSSLQNDTYIYTFSEGEEPYRRVVVDLKKA